In one window of uncultured Acetobacteroides sp. DNA:
- the topA gene encoding type I DNA topoisomerase, protein MQENLVIVESPAKAKTIEKFLGENFLVKSSYGHIRDLSKKNLGIDIEHNFLPEYIISDDKVKVVQELRSLVKKAKTVWLASDEDREGEAIAWHLAEVLGLDPAQTKRIVFHEITKEAIQNAIKTPRTVDLNLVNAQQARRILDRLVGFELSPLLWKKVKPSLSAGRVQSVAVRLIVEREREIMAFTQTSNFKVTGQFEPNSKEYQLKAELDRRFEEKEQAYKFLERCIGASFSISNVDKKPGKRSPAAPFTTSTLQQEAGRKLGYSVSQTMTIAQKLYEAGLITYMRTDSVNLSDTAIFAAEKTIKSMYGAEYHNKRQYRTKAKGAQEAHEAIRPTYMENATVNGTPQEKKLYELIWKRTIASQMSDAITEKTTITIGAPTLEEKFVATGEIVKFDGFLKVYKESADDENGEDEAEVLLPPIKVGEQQNAKEITAVQRFAQRPPRYAESSLVKKMEELGIGRPSTYAPTISTIINRGYVLKEDRAGFERNIETISLKKDKITEKVAKENYGAEKAKLFPSDIGMLVTDFLSEHFSNIMNYDFTAKVEKDFDIIAEGKIKWEEMIGRFYSPFHKDVEMTMENSTPTKGEKVLGVDPKTGKAVSVRIGRFGPIAQLGTSEEEPAYAGLLKGQLIETITLEEALKLFEFPRNLGEYEEKAVQVGIGRFGPYVKHASKYVSIPKTDSPSEINLERAIELIEAKRKADIEKVIKTFVEEPELQVLNGRFGPYIAFNGANYKIPKTTDPKALTLEECRTIVESQASTVKAKPKAKAATKKGTTTKAKAATTKKASTKGTTTKKTTTKKPK, encoded by the coding sequence ATGCAAGAAAACCTCGTTATTGTTGAGTCACCTGCAAAGGCTAAGACAATAGAAAAATTTTTGGGAGAGAATTTTCTCGTCAAGTCGAGTTACGGGCACATCCGCGACCTGTCTAAAAAGAACTTAGGCATCGACATCGAGCACAATTTCTTGCCGGAATACATCATTTCCGACGATAAAGTTAAGGTTGTACAGGAGCTTCGAAGCTTGGTCAAAAAGGCAAAAACCGTCTGGCTAGCCTCCGATGAAGACCGCGAGGGAGAAGCCATTGCCTGGCACCTTGCGGAAGTTCTGGGACTCGATCCTGCTCAAACCAAGCGCATCGTATTCCACGAGATCACCAAAGAAGCCATACAGAACGCCATTAAAACCCCCCGTACCGTAGACCTTAACCTTGTGAATGCCCAACAGGCCCGCCGAATCCTCGACCGCCTAGTGGGCTTTGAACTTTCTCCCCTTTTGTGGAAAAAGGTTAAGCCATCGCTATCAGCAGGACGCGTGCAGTCGGTTGCCGTTAGGCTAATCGTAGAGCGCGAGCGCGAAATAATGGCCTTCACCCAAACATCCAACTTCAAGGTTACCGGCCAGTTCGAGCCCAACAGCAAGGAGTACCAGCTTAAGGCAGAGCTCGACCGCCGCTTCGAAGAAAAGGAGCAGGCGTACAAGTTCCTCGAACGCTGCATAGGTGCAAGTTTCTCCATATCCAACGTCGATAAAAAGCCGGGCAAGCGATCGCCAGCGGCACCCTTTACCACATCAACGCTACAGCAGGAGGCTGGTCGTAAGCTTGGCTACTCGGTAAGCCAAACCATGACCATCGCCCAAAAGCTATACGAAGCAGGTCTTATCACCTACATGCGTACCGACTCGGTAAACCTCTCCGACACCGCCATCTTTGCTGCCGAAAAGACAATTAAGTCGATGTACGGAGCCGAATACCACAACAAGCGCCAGTACAGAACAAAAGCAAAAGGAGCACAGGAAGCGCACGAAGCTATTCGTCCAACCTACATGGAGAACGCTACCGTTAACGGTACTCCGCAGGAAAAGAAGCTCTACGAGCTCATATGGAAGCGCACCATCGCCTCGCAAATGAGCGATGCAATTACCGAAAAGACCACCATTACCATTGGCGCGCCAACCCTCGAGGAAAAGTTCGTGGCTACCGGCGAAATCGTAAAGTTCGACGGCTTCCTAAAGGTCTACAAGGAATCTGCCGATGATGAAAACGGCGAAGATGAAGCCGAAGTATTGCTTCCTCCTATCAAGGTTGGCGAGCAGCAGAATGCCAAGGAGATCACCGCAGTTCAACGCTTTGCCCAACGTCCTCCACGCTACGCAGAGTCTAGTTTGGTAAAAAAGATGGAGGAGCTTGGGATTGGGCGTCCATCCACCTACGCACCAACCATATCCACCATCATCAACCGCGGATACGTTCTCAAGGAAGATAGAGCCGGATTCGAACGCAACATCGAAACAATCTCCCTCAAAAAGGATAAGATAACCGAAAAGGTTGCCAAGGAAAACTATGGTGCCGAAAAGGCAAAACTCTTCCCAAGCGACATCGGCATGCTAGTAACTGACTTCCTGTCGGAGCACTTCAGCAACATCATGAACTACGACTTCACCGCCAAGGTGGAGAAGGACTTCGACATCATTGCCGAAGGTAAAATAAAGTGGGAAGAGATGATAGGCCGATTCTACTCTCCTTTCCATAAGGATGTAGAGATGACAATGGAAAACTCGACCCCAACTAAGGGTGAAAAAGTGCTTGGGGTTGATCCCAAAACAGGTAAAGCAGTATCGGTTCGTATAGGAAGATTTGGACCAATTGCACAGCTTGGCACTTCGGAAGAAGAACCAGCATACGCAGGTTTACTTAAAGGTCAACTTATCGAGACCATCACCCTCGAAGAGGCCTTAAAGCTATTCGAATTCCCTAGGAATCTGGGAGAGTACGAAGAAAAGGCTGTTCAAGTTGGCATCGGAAGATTTGGACCATACGTAAAGCATGCCAGCAAGTACGTATCAATACCTAAAACCGATTCGCCAAGTGAGATTAACCTCGAACGTGCCATCGAGCTTATAGAGGCCAAGCGCAAGGCTGACATCGAAAAGGTTATCAAAACATTTGTTGAAGAGCCAGAACTTCAGGTGCTGAATGGCCGATTCGGTCCTTACATAGCTTTTAATGGGGCAAACTACAAAATCCCCAAAACGACAGACCCTAAGGCTCTAACTCTTGAAGAGTGCCGCACTATTGTTGAATCGCAAGCGTCTACCGTTAAGGCAAAGCCCAAAGCAAAAGCAGCAACCAAAAAGGGTACAACAACAAAGGCAAAAGCCGCGACAACGAAAAAGGCATCAACAAAAGGAACAACAACAAAGAAGACAACTACGAAGAAACCCAAATGA
- a CDS encoding transglycosylase domain-containing protein gives MSNNNKELRRKFLLWFWGVASAPFILLLLVFSLIGLGVFGPLPTFEQLENPSSNLATEIISDDGQLLGTFYVQNRSFVSYDEISPNLVSALISTEDVRFYNHSGIDFRGLTRVFVKTIMMGNETQGGGSTISQQLAKQLFPRDTSSHSGLVRKANLVITKFKEWIVAVKLERNYTKEEILSMYLNMVPFGNNAWGVKTASKIYFDKAPADLTAEESALLVGMLNAPSRYNPIRHEERATAKRNFVLEKMYSNDLLSQEQLDSLSALPIKLKFSPMDNTGGVAPYFREMLRITLTAKKPSSGDYLDQEQYKEDLEKWNTDPLYGWCNKNLKPDGTPYNIYRDGLKIYTTVNSKLQRYAEEALKDHMANTVQKDFDAQQKRSNYRIYSSDISSEKAKQLLANAVMQTERYRNLLNAGASQEEIDKNFGTPVDMSVFSYKGDIDTTMTPMDSIKYYKRFLRASFVAIEPQSGNVKAWVGGPSFEHFKYDQVYQGKRQVGSTFKPFLYTLAMQEGMTPCDQAPNIPVTFDLGDGNTWTPKNASAKYLEPFNGKMVTLKFGLAHSINNISAYLMKQFSPQAVVDLAHKMGIHSPLDPVVSICLGPSDITLLEMVSSYGTFVNKGVHVEPITVLRIEDKHGNTLANFAPAKNEAISDQTAYVMIEMLKGVVRGGTANKLTSPNSYGVPGDVAGKTGTTNNNSDGWFIGITPRLVAGTWVGGEERSIHLTNRGEGAAVAMPVFAKFITKVYNDATIPLKPNLSFERPAVMPDVTFDCASQPAEEPKKEDEFFQ, from the coding sequence ATGAGCAATAATAATAAAGAGCTTAGGCGCAAGTTTTTACTTTGGTTTTGGGGAGTTGCATCGGCCCCATTTATCCTACTCTTGCTGGTTTTCAGCCTTATTGGATTGGGGGTGTTTGGCCCGCTTCCCACTTTTGAGCAGCTCGAAAACCCTTCGAGCAACCTTGCCACGGAGATTATCTCGGATGATGGCCAGCTTTTGGGTACCTTCTACGTGCAAAACCGTTCGTTTGTTAGCTACGACGAGATATCGCCTAACCTGGTAAGCGCGCTTATTTCTACCGAGGATGTTCGGTTCTACAACCACTCGGGGATCGACTTTAGGGGGTTGACCCGCGTTTTCGTGAAGACCATTATGATGGGGAATGAGACTCAGGGAGGTGGGAGTACCATCAGCCAGCAGCTGGCTAAGCAGCTTTTCCCCCGCGATACCTCCAGCCATTCGGGGCTTGTCCGCAAGGCAAATCTGGTGATCACCAAGTTTAAGGAGTGGATTGTTGCCGTGAAGCTGGAGCGTAACTACACCAAGGAGGAGATTCTGTCCATGTACCTTAATATGGTTCCCTTTGGGAATAACGCCTGGGGGGTTAAAACGGCCTCGAAGATATACTTCGACAAGGCACCTGCCGATCTTACCGCCGAGGAGTCGGCCCTACTGGTAGGTATGCTCAACGCTCCCTCGCGCTACAATCCCATTCGGCACGAGGAGCGAGCGACGGCTAAGCGAAACTTCGTCCTCGAAAAAATGTACAGCAACGATTTGCTCTCCCAAGAGCAGCTCGACTCGCTCTCGGCCCTTCCCATCAAGCTTAAGTTTAGCCCGATGGACAACACGGGGGGGGTTGCCCCCTACTTCAGGGAGATGCTTCGTATTACCCTAACCGCCAAGAAGCCTAGCTCTGGCGACTACCTCGACCAGGAGCAGTACAAGGAGGACTTGGAGAAGTGGAACACCGATCCGCTGTACGGATGGTGCAACAAGAACCTGAAGCCCGATGGCACACCATACAATATATATAGGGATGGGCTGAAGATCTACACCACCGTCAACTCGAAGCTGCAGCGGTATGCCGAGGAGGCGCTGAAGGATCATATGGCCAACACGGTGCAGAAGGATTTCGATGCCCAGCAGAAGCGCTCGAACTACCGTATCTACTCCAGCGACATCAGCAGCGAGAAGGCAAAGCAGCTGCTGGCGAATGCGGTGATGCAGACTGAGCGCTACCGTAACCTGCTCAACGCGGGGGCCTCGCAGGAGGAGATCGACAAGAACTTCGGCACGCCTGTTGACATGAGCGTGTTCAGCTATAAGGGCGACATCGATACGACCATGACGCCGATGGACTCCATCAAGTACTACAAGCGATTCCTGCGCGCCAGCTTTGTGGCCATCGAGCCCCAGTCGGGCAACGTGAAGGCGTGGGTGGGCGGCCCCAGCTTCGAGCACTTCAAGTACGACCAGGTTTACCAGGGGAAGCGCCAGGTGGGATCGACCTTTAAGCCGTTCCTGTACACCCTGGCCATGCAGGAGGGGATGACGCCCTGCGACCAAGCGCCCAACATCCCGGTGACCTTCGATCTGGGCGATGGCAATACGTGGACACCTAAGAATGCTTCGGCTAAGTACCTCGAGCCGTTTAACGGCAAGATGGTAACGCTCAAGTTTGGCCTAGCGCACTCCATCAACAACATATCGGCCTACCTGATGAAGCAGTTCTCGCCTCAGGCGGTGGTCGACCTAGCTCACAAGATGGGCATCCACAGCCCGCTCGATCCGGTGGTCTCCATCTGCCTTGGCCCATCCGACATTACGCTTCTGGAGATGGTGAGCTCCTACGGCACCTTCGTCAACAAGGGGGTACACGTGGAGCCCATCACCGTGCTCCGCATCGAGGATAAGCACGGCAACACGCTGGCCAACTTTGCTCCTGCAAAGAACGAGGCTATCAGCGACCAAACGGCCTACGTGATGATTGAGATGCTAAAGGGCGTGGTTAGAGGAGGTACTGCTAATAAGCTTACTTCACCCAATTCCTACGGTGTACCGGGCGATGTTGCCGGCAAGACGGGTACCACCAACAACAACTCCGATGGCTGGTTTATCGGCATCACCCCACGCCTGGTGGCCGGAACCTGGGTGGGCGGCGAGGAGCGCTCCATCCACCTTACCAATAGGGGCGAGGGAGCTGCGGTGGCCATGCCCGTATTCGCCAAGTTCATCACCAAGGTGTACAACGATGCCACCATTCCGCTGAAGCCCAACCTGAGCTTCGAGCGCCCGGCGGTGATGCCCGATGTGACCTTCGACTGCGCCAGCCAGCCGGCCGAGGAGCCCAAGAAGGAGGACGAGTTCTTCCAGTAG
- a CDS encoding acetyl-CoA hydrolase/transferase family protein, whose translation MRYKLISAEEAASLVNNGDLVGFSGFTPAGAPKVVPGAIAAKAREEHAKGREFKIGVITGASTGDSLDGELARANAVLFRTPYQSNGDLRASLNKGDAKYFDMHLSQLPQELRYGFLGKVRIAVIEAADITDNGEILLTSGVGIAPTIAKLADKIIIELNSRHPKSLLGMHDIYEPLDPPYRREIPVYTVKDRAGSPLLKVDPSKIVGIVETNAPDQVGGFAPVDPTTAKIGENVAEFLAAQIKNGTIPREFLPIQSGVGNIANAVLASLGANPDIPPFTMYTEVIQDAVIGLMKEGNVTFASGCSLTVTSEVLDDIYANMDFFKDKLVLRPQEISNNPEVARRLGLITINTALEADIFGNINSTHVLGSKMMNGIGGSGDFTRNAYFSIYTCPSTAKGGKISTIVPLVSHHDHSEHSVKVVITEQGVADLRGKSPAERAQAIIENCVHPDYKQMLWDYIKKGGAAHTPHSLASAFNMHVEFANSGDMRNTKW comes from the coding sequence ATGCGCTATAAGTTAATTTCAGCAGAAGAGGCCGCATCGTTGGTTAATAATGGCGACCTTGTAGGATTCAGTGGATTTACCCCAGCAGGTGCTCCTAAGGTGGTGCCTGGTGCTATTGCCGCAAAGGCTCGCGAAGAGCATGCCAAGGGGCGTGAATTCAAAATTGGGGTCATCACCGGAGCCTCTACCGGCGACTCGCTCGACGGAGAGCTGGCCCGCGCTAACGCTGTTCTGTTCCGTACCCCCTACCAATCGAATGGCGACCTTAGGGCTTCGCTGAACAAGGGAGATGCCAAGTACTTCGACATGCACCTTTCGCAGCTTCCTCAGGAGCTTCGCTACGGATTCCTTGGAAAGGTTCGCATTGCCGTTATTGAGGCTGCCGATATTACCGACAATGGCGAGATCCTGCTAACCTCTGGCGTTGGTATCGCACCAACCATTGCTAAGTTGGCCGATAAGATCATCATCGAGCTCAACAGCCGTCACCCCAAGAGCCTTTTGGGTATGCACGACATCTACGAGCCCCTTGATCCACCTTACCGTCGCGAAATTCCAGTATACACCGTTAAGGACCGTGCCGGATCGCCTCTTCTGAAGGTTGACCCCAGCAAGATCGTAGGTATCGTTGAAACCAACGCACCCGACCAAGTTGGTGGCTTTGCTCCAGTTGATCCAACTACCGCAAAGATTGGCGAGAACGTAGCCGAATTCCTTGCTGCTCAAATTAAGAACGGAACCATTCCTAGAGAGTTCCTTCCAATCCAATCGGGTGTAGGTAACATTGCCAACGCCGTATTGGCCTCGCTAGGCGCCAACCCCGATATTCCACCTTTCACCATGTACACCGAGGTTATCCAGGATGCCGTTATCGGTTTGATGAAGGAAGGAAACGTAACCTTTGCCAGCGGTTGCTCGCTAACCGTAACCAGCGAGGTGCTCGACGATATCTACGCCAACATGGACTTCTTCAAGGATAAGCTTGTTCTTCGTCCACAGGAGATCTCGAACAACCCAGAGGTTGCTCGTCGTTTAGGCTTGATCACCATCAACACCGCGCTAGAGGCCGATATCTTCGGAAATATCAACAGTACCCACGTACTTGGCTCTAAGATGATGAACGGTATTGGAGGTTCTGGCGACTTTACCCGTAACGCCTACTTCTCCATCTATACCTGCCCATCAACTGCTAAGGGTGGTAAGATTTCGACCATCGTTCCTTTGGTTAGCCACCACGACCATAGCGAGCACTCCGTTAAGGTTGTCATCACCGAGCAAGGTGTTGCCGACCTCCGCGGAAAGTCTCCAGCCGAGCGTGCGCAAGCCATCATCGAAAACTGCGTACACCCCGATTACAAGCAAATGCTTTGGGATTACATCAAGAAGGGTGGCGCTGCACACACCCCACACTCGTTGGCTTCGGCATTCAACATGCACGTTGAGTTTGCCAACTCGGGTGATATGCGTAACACCAAGTGGTAA
- a CDS encoding YhcH/YjgK/YiaL family protein, with protein sequence MYLKWILALAAVAATTGYTMGKDKKMENKQETVNRWFTGHSYLKGLTIYPHDSVDRVTFYQHYQKHPERWDATFKFLRETNLDSLPVGKYKLLGDDVVVSVSEGTTRPMGDTRWEFHKKFIDLQYIYKGREMMGSAPIGSLTVTTPYDDTKDVGFGDVAGGSYYEMESQSFQLFFPSDAHRPNIAVAGNDHIKKIVVKIKFD encoded by the coding sequence ATGTACCTAAAATGGATACTGGCGCTTGCCGCTGTAGCAGCAACGACAGGCTATACAATGGGAAAGGATAAAAAGATGGAGAATAAGCAAGAAACGGTCAACCGATGGTTTACGGGCCACAGCTACCTTAAAGGGCTAACCATTTATCCGCACGATTCGGTGGATAGGGTTACCTTCTACCAGCACTACCAGAAGCACCCCGAACGTTGGGATGCCACCTTTAAGTTCCTCCGCGAGACCAACCTCGACTCGCTACCGGTAGGCAAGTACAAGCTGCTGGGCGACGATGTGGTAGTTTCGGTATCCGAAGGAACCACCCGCCCCATGGGCGATACCCGCTGGGAGTTCCACAAGAAGTTCATCGACCTCCAGTACATCTACAAGGGCCGAGAGATGATGGGCTCAGCCCCCATTGGCTCGCTAACCGTAACCACCCCCTACGACGACACCAAGGATGTAGGCTTTGGCGATGTCGCCGGCGGCAGCTACTACGAGATGGAGAGCCAGAGCTTCCAGCTCTTCTTCCCTTCGGATGCCCACCGCCCCAACATTGCGGTGGCCGGCAACGACCACATCAAGAAGATTGTGGTAAAGATTAAGTTCGACTAG
- a CDS encoding FN3 domain-containing metallophosphoesterase family protein gives MKKTLPLLLALLASSIAGAQDTTKFGFKSQPYLQNMTEAGVTVMWLTNQMCTSYLLVGETDNPTIKVQTIHHGQVDANVPVQKIRIANLTPGKTYYYRAVSKKIVSYQRSKVEYGDSVVSKLLSFTLPSSSKRKFSFLSFNDIHGQPAYIDTVCARYPEFDFAIYDGDAVSDIFTEKQLLDNLCGSALGRYAGLKPLVYVRGNHETRGPESRILERYVDTPNGEYFYTFVWGNTCFLVVDCGEDKDDGHPAYGGLSSFDGYRSEEALWIKKVVASKEWRKAEHRIVCSHMPLTLDDGEKWHGPLDLSRKLIPILNEANVDLVIAGHIHRGLIEKPTPTRKYAVVVGGGPAYETGPKKCTTVIKVSIDGKKLKAELLRRDGSLIDTYEK, from the coding sequence ATGAAGAAAACACTACCGCTACTGCTAGCTCTCCTAGCCAGCAGCATTGCCGGTGCTCAAGACACCACGAAGTTCGGCTTTAAGTCGCAGCCCTACCTCCAAAACATGACCGAAGCGGGCGTCACCGTTATGTGGCTCACCAACCAGATGTGCACCTCGTACCTCCTCGTCGGCGAAACCGACAACCCCACCATCAAGGTGCAGACCATACACCACGGGCAGGTAGACGCCAACGTACCCGTACAGAAGATCCGCATCGCCAACCTTACCCCCGGCAAGACCTACTACTACCGGGCCGTCTCCAAGAAGATCGTCAGCTACCAGCGCTCGAAGGTGGAGTACGGAGACTCGGTGGTGAGCAAGCTGCTGTCGTTTACCCTCCCCTCGTCCAGCAAGCGCAAGTTCTCCTTCCTCTCGTTTAACGACATCCACGGCCAACCCGCCTACATCGATACTGTCTGCGCCCGATACCCCGAGTTCGACTTTGCCATCTACGATGGCGATGCCGTTAGCGACATCTTCACCGAGAAGCAGCTCCTCGACAACCTCTGCGGAAGCGCCCTTGGCCGCTACGCAGGCCTCAAACCCCTTGTCTACGTCCGTGGCAACCACGAAACCCGCGGCCCCGAGTCGCGCATCCTCGAGCGCTACGTCGATACGCCCAACGGCGAGTACTTCTACACCTTCGTCTGGGGCAACACCTGCTTTCTGGTGGTCGATTGCGGCGAGGACAAGGATGATGGCCACCCCGCCTACGGGGGGCTGAGCAGCTTCGACGGCTACCGCTCCGAAGAGGCGCTCTGGATTAAGAAGGTGGTAGCCTCCAAGGAGTGGCGAAAGGCCGAGCACCGTATCGTGTGCTCGCACATGCCCCTAACCCTCGACGACGGCGAGAAGTGGCATGGCCCCCTAGACCTAAGCCGGAAGCTAATCCCCATCCTTAACGAGGCCAACGTCGACCTGGTTATCGCCGGGCACATTCACCGGGGGCTAATCGAGAAGCCCACCCCTACCCGTAAGTACGCCGTGGTGGTTGGCGGAGGCCCCGCCTACGAGACAGGCCCCAAGAAATGCACCACGGTGATTAAGGTATCCATCGATGGCAAGAAGCTTAAGGCCGAACTCCTCCGGAGAGATGGCTCCCTGATAGACACGTACGAGAAGTAG
- a CDS encoding acyltransferase, whose protein sequence is MSTSSAHPSIFSDSKGHYDILDGLRGVAAVMVVVFHLFETFAGGNHLKQIINHGYLAVDFFFVLSGFVIGYAYDDRWGKMTLGGFFKRRLIRLHPMIIMGMTIGAIGFYFSASPVVFPGIGTVPVWQLLLTMLVGYTLLPVPPSMEIRGWGEMHPLDGPAWSLFFEYVGNLLYALFIRKFSNKVLAVLVFLAGCALIHMTTTGPNGDVIGGWSLNAPQLRIGFTRLMYPFFAGLLLSRLCKPGQLQHAFLWCSLIVVAVLAFPRVGGSEHLWVNGLYDSLAIIFIFPLVVYMGASGQVKGKLASKVCKFFGDISYPIYIIHYPLIYIFTAWVVDNNVPMVDAWPAALLVLVASVAIAYASLKLYDIPVRKWLTKHFMAKPVSQNHQAKAEFERINAQ, encoded by the coding sequence ATGAGTACATCAAGCGCACACCCTTCCATCTTTTCCGACTCGAAGGGCCACTACGACATTCTCGACGGCCTACGCGGCGTGGCCGCGGTGATGGTGGTCGTATTCCACCTCTTCGAAACCTTTGCGGGTGGCAACCACCTCAAGCAAATCATTAACCACGGCTACCTAGCGGTCGACTTCTTCTTTGTCCTCTCGGGCTTCGTCATCGGGTACGCCTACGACGACCGCTGGGGGAAGATGACCCTAGGCGGATTCTTCAAGCGCCGGCTCATCCGGCTGCACCCCATGATTATTATGGGGATGACAATCGGAGCCATCGGCTTCTACTTTAGCGCCTCGCCCGTGGTGTTTCCGGGCATCGGCACGGTGCCGGTTTGGCAGCTGCTGCTGACGATGCTGGTGGGCTATACGCTGCTACCAGTGCCCCCTTCCATGGAAATCCGAGGATGGGGCGAGATGCACCCGCTCGACGGCCCTGCCTGGTCGCTCTTCTTCGAGTACGTGGGCAACCTGCTCTACGCGCTCTTCATCCGTAAATTCTCCAACAAGGTGCTAGCCGTGCTGGTATTCCTTGCCGGATGTGCGCTAATACACATGACCACCACAGGTCCCAACGGCGATGTTATTGGCGGCTGGTCGCTCAACGCGCCGCAGCTGCGCATCGGCTTCACCCGGCTGATGTACCCCTTCTTTGCAGGACTACTGCTGTCGCGCCTCTGCAAGCCGGGACAGCTGCAGCACGCCTTCCTGTGGTGCAGCCTCATCGTGGTGGCGGTGCTCGCCTTCCCTAGGGTGGGCGGCAGCGAGCACCTGTGGGTAAACGGCCTCTACGACTCGCTGGCCATCATCTTCATCTTCCCGCTGGTGGTGTACATGGGCGCTAGCGGACAGGTAAAGGGGAAGCTGGCCTCCAAGGTCTGCAAGTTTTTTGGCGACATCTCGTACCCCATCTACATCATCCACTACCCGCTGATCTACATCTTCACGGCATGGGTGGTCGACAATAACGTTCCGATGGTAGACGCTTGGCCTGCCGCGCTGCTGGTGCTGGTAGCCTCCGTCGCCATAGCCTACGCCAGCCTCAAACTGTACGATATACCCGTGCGCAAGTGGCTTACCAAGCACTTCATGGCGAAGCCAGTCAGCCAAAACCATCAGGCTAAGGCTGAATTCGAAAGGATAAACGCCCAGTAG
- a CDS encoding family 43 glycosylhydrolase encodes MRARAWVFLCFTMLLPAAKSFSQKPMSTPPAPLYVDPIYNGTRDPEIVYNPSAKEYWIYYTSSRPVLDKGNFVGAPIGIAGSKDLVNWRLVGYCYFNGIGGKPDAGHTYWAPGIFIEGDTAHMFVTYKEDTIGPWGGPSRLDHYKAPVTDMQRGWTYVNTVTNEPQAIDATVYKIGNVYNMWYRNCIKDPCGIYHATSTDLLSWQFHGKALGDINNFDLTKIWYQEGPYVFRWKGYYWMITDPDDGIVVYRSSDAVTWKLMNRILTPNGGKRPMDSANGKHASVMVINDRAFIIYHSEPFMKKDPQPPFPGHKFTCYLQMAELTFDGERITCNRDKAIVLPRLK; translated from the coding sequence ATGAGAGCAAGAGCTTGGGTATTTCTTTGTTTTACGATGCTCCTTCCCGCCGCGAAATCCTTTTCGCAGAAGCCGATGAGCACGCCTCCGGCGCCCTTGTACGTCGATCCGATATACAACGGCACCCGCGACCCCGAAATTGTGTACAACCCCTCCGCCAAGGAGTACTGGATCTACTACACCTCCAGCCGGCCGGTTCTCGACAAGGGTAACTTTGTTGGGGCACCCATCGGAATTGCCGGATCGAAGGATCTGGTGAACTGGCGACTGGTAGGGTACTGCTACTTCAACGGCATCGGCGGCAAGCCCGACGCCGGGCACACCTACTGGGCTCCGGGCATCTTCATCGAGGGGGATACCGCGCACATGTTCGTCACCTACAAGGAGGACACCATCGGCCCCTGGGGCGGCCCCAGCCGGCTCGACCACTACAAGGCCCCGGTTACCGACATGCAGCGGGGGTGGACCTACGTTAACACCGTTACCAACGAGCCGCAGGCCATCGACGCAACCGTCTACAAAATTGGGAACGTGTACAACATGTGGTACCGCAACTGCATCAAGGATCCCTGCGGCATTTACCACGCCACCAGCACCGACCTGCTCAGCTGGCAGTTTCACGGAAAGGCGCTGGGCGATATCAACAACTTCGACCTGACCAAGATTTGGTACCAGGAGGGGCCCTACGTATTCCGCTGGAAGGGCTACTACTGGATGATTACCGACCCCGATGACGGTATTGTGGTTTACCGCTCGTCGGATGCCGTTACCTGGAAGCTGATGAACCGAATCCTAACCCCCAACGGAGGGAAGCGCCCCATGGACTCGGCAAATGGCAAGCACGCCAGCGTGATGGTTATCAACGACCGCGCCTTTATCATCTACCACTCCGAGCCCTTCATGAAGAAGGATCCGCAGCCTCCGTTCCCCGGCCATAAGTTTACCTGCTACCTCCAGATGGCAGAGCTAACCTTCGACGGCGAGCGCATAACCTGCAATCGCGATAAGGCAATCGTACTGCCTCGCTTAAAGTAG